The DNA window ATTATGCACGGACATGTTGCACATACGCAAGCGTACAACGTAAACACGACACTTCGCCGAGCCAAATTGCAAAGATTTCGCAAGAATGGTACTTcgcgattataataattattgtccTTCATCTCGGTTACATAGGGtgtttttttaactttttttttaattattcttcttaCGTACCCTTCGAAAATTTAGTTTTTAGCCTCAAACGTAGCCTCGTGAAACTGGAACTCGGTAGTATGATTCTTAAAGGTGCCTCGtccggtttgaattttttaaacactctgaccgaaatatctcgaaaactgtACAAGTTGGGAAGCTgtttttggtttcattttgtagatgatcatattttgtttaaaacaaAAGCGGCGATTACTACGTGACGTTATTTTTATCAGCCTAGAACACgagtgagataaaaatttataaggTGATAAGCATGTTCGTTCGTTTATTCAATGCACTCAACTTTAAACGTTCGTATCGAATACAAGATGAACATTTAGGCGTATAGTAGTCTCAACCTTTTTTATACGACATTTTATTATCCTcaaaatgaaaccaaaaacAGCTTCCCAACTTGTAcatttttcgagatatttcggttagagggtttgaaaatttcaaaccccAATGTGCCACcttttagaattttgctaCCGAGTTCCGATTTTACGAGGCTTATGTGGTATTTTAGTTAGAAGTTCGAATccgaaatgtgaaaaattcatttccgtGTTGATTTTCTGTATCTTTAGGTTTGGCCGGTTAAAATTAGCTGATTAGCCATTTTTGGCCGGCCTAGCCGGTTAATCGATTGAATATTTTGGCCGGCTAATTACTTTAACCAGTTAGCTTTCAGCTAATTAGCCAAATCAACTGTCTTGACCGGCTAGATCGTACAAGCACCACTTAGGCTAGTGTGACGGTGAAACCTTCgtacgaaaaaagaaatatttaaatgaaacaGAGGTTTCGCCCTTTTAGTCAAAACATTTAAcacgataaaaattataactaGTTAGTACATACAATTGCCGGGAGCTTAATTTTCCGGATAATCTAGAACTAACAATTCCCGCGTCCAATCATCATAAAACACCAAGTAATAACCTTGGCGAATGcgaaataaacaataaatctTTCAACATATGGAAAAATACTTGGGCCTACCGGATTTTACAATCTGCTTTCAGGATGCGTCCACAACGGGATTCATCACTCGTCAGGTACCGAATGGAAGGATCCAAACGATccgtgtaaaattttaacttGCCGAGCCGGAGTCGTTACGGAATCGAAGCTGCGATGCCACACGCAGTGTCCTAATCCGATGCCTCCTGCACCAGGGCAATGTTGCCCGATATGTACGGGTCAGTACTACTTCGAACCTTTACTTCTCGATGCGAGTCGTCTCGGAACTATCGGAACTACTTAAAATTAATTCGTCAATGTACCCTTACCTCGTTTTTCGAATACCATCGCTCCACGAGTAATTCTGTAATAATGTCCGCAGGGTGTTTGGTAAACGGTCAAAAAGTACCGCCAGGAAGAGCCGTGACAACGACCGAAGATCCGTGCCTGACTTGCCGATGCGAAAAGGGCCGGCTTAATTGCGCTAAGCAAGCTTGTCCGGTGCTGCATTGTCCTCCGTCGCGAATGTACACCGAACCAGGAAATTGTTGTCCCCAGTGCCGAGGTAAGCTcgacggtgaaattttttttcctcttcccaCAAGGTCCCAACGTTCGCGTTTGAAAGTTTGTACAAAGCTGTAACTAAACTGCAACGATAACGGATCTACGACTCGCCGCGTCGTGATAAGTAAACGTAAATATCAACGGATTTCAAGTTTAccataaaataattattgtggCAAAATTGACGTGCTGCGTTTACACGAAATCTCTAACGATGTGGAAACTAACAGGAGACGAGAAAAGAGATGAAATTTAACGGGTTTCGAGGTTCGTTTTTGTAATATGACAAACATTATATACCTAGAGCGAATCGAATCACTTCCGCATTGTGGTCTCTCTGGTCTGATgggtacatacatatatatgtatatgtgtacacCTGCCAACAAGTGTTATATCTTGACagatatacgtatgtgtatatatttacacatgtGTGCAAGTTGAGTTGCGTCTATGCATGCGGAAGGCGAGTAGGTATACAATGTAGGTGTTCTCATTTGAATTCTAAACTGGTAAGCCGGGTATGTGAAGGAGCGTCTTATAATGTAGCTATACGCTCGTTGTTTCAAACTGACGACATCGCGCCGTTTCGATTGTTAATCGAACAATTATTTGCCATCGGGTAGTAAAATGTCAAACGATATAAGTAATTATACGGTTATACGCTATGCATCGCgtgggtatatatatatatatatgtgcgcgtgtgtgtaaatatgtaacattattatacaatcTGTACAGGTTATAACCATTATACGCTGATCTGATTTTAACGTCAGTAAAACAAATCTCCGCGTCTGAATAACGCCTCGTATATATTTGCAAATATCCTATGCGAgtattttttcacgtcaatCGACTAACACGTAGAGGCGAAGATTATTGTTTATTGCACTATTATTACAGTGGCAAGGACCGAGAGTTTCTCGTTCAAAGAAGGCCGTCGCCGAACAGGAGATAAATTCGACGCGTGTGCCTCGCCGACTGCGTGCacaatggaaatttttcatttctgcacGATATTATCTATGGGTACATACGTACGCTACGAGATATCAAACTGTTGTGTCAAATGACCGTTCGTGCAATAAccgaaagagagaaggagagaaagagagggatgGGCGAGGTGGGGGGGAATCGAGAGCTCTGATGAAATTCCATCTCTATCTATCGTACATATTGTACACACGACACGGCACTTGTGAAACGCATATTTTTATAGCTATATCGCAGGTATTGGTTGTGTACCGAATTTGAAGCGTGCGCAAAAATTAATGGCAGAACAGGAGCGAATTTGTTCCCGGATCACGTAGCGGCACGTGCGAGTCGAACTGCCGTTGCGCGTATAGAAGTTGACGATTTGACTATCGGCTATAACAAATTAGTATCCCATCCAACATAACCGACGATATTATCGtcaaatattacatatatatatgtgtgtatatgtatgtatagtacgtacatgtattatatacacgcgCACGTTGCGTCTTTGTACGTGAAAATGCAAGTTTAACGTGCCCGAAGAGCGTAATCTTTGCTTCTCATCCACTTCTTAATCTTCTCCTTCTCcgtttcgtcttttttttcttcatctctctctctctcttcgcgCTTTACATTCCAGCTGTGATCgctgataaataataaaaccaGGTCTAATTTTGACGGGTAGAAATAACTCGGTCtatacgaaaatatttttacggtATACACGGTCATAAATCAAGTTGgtgcgcaatttttttttactttttttctcgtctctctctctctctctctctctctctctctcttcgtgtctattttttttctctctctttctaatGTCTTcgtttcgttcttttttcacttcgcACATGTTTATTATCTTCACCGCTGTAACGATCATGCACAAGTTAAACACTaccaatttattttaaacttttacACTCCCATAAATACttacacgcatatatatatatatatatatatgtacacatatatgtgCGTGAGACTAAAATTTTCGACGCGTGAATACGAaagattttcagaaattcacGTTTCTCACGGTTTCTCGTCGAGATTGCAATAAAATGTATACTCAACGTCAAAATGTCAGACCGATCGGAAACTCCGCGTGTAATAAATTCTTCCATTCCTCTATTTAAACTTCGATCTATAATGAATTCAGAACTCGGGCTTCTCTCGTCAAAAGCTAGAATTCCTAGTAATTAGAATCTGACCAACTGTTTCTCAACGTGTTACCTAGTTCGATTcgcaaaataaattaaaaaaaaaaaaaaaaaaaccatatgATAATTTGCTAATTTCCACCTAAATATCGTTATCCCCGCAAGGATCAATGAAGAACGACGAGTTTCCtcgtagaattttttgaacCAGGCTCTGGGTTTGTTACCGACGAGGTCTTCCCTTGGTCTAAAAAACGCTGCTTCTCAGAAaatacattataattataaaacgtGACTGAGCGTCTGTACCTTGATTTCTATCCACTATAGTCAAAGTCAACCGAATTCTGGGCGCTGCTGAGATCCTCCCGGTAGGTAACAAGTGTGTACCTACGTAGTAATTTTATGAACGTGTTAATGCGTCTCGTAATCGgtaaaattattaacaaaaattagaaatatttgcTCGAATATTTAGAGTCTCGTCCGGACTCTCgcgttatatatttataccttAAACATACCGTTACAGGGTCGAGGGCAGAGTTCAAACAATCGATGCATATGTGTGCGATACAATGTCGAGAAACTGCAGTTcaattattacatattatacatattggCAAAGATATAAATTGCATTACGTATAATGTAATTCGAATTCAGACATTGTAAGAGCTCAGTGCGTGAATTCGCGATACCGAATGTATAATGcataatgtataatgtatatatatgaataaaccAGTTATATGTGTAGGTACGTACAATTAAGGCAGACATTACGGCTGACCGGTCGCGTTTTAATTAAGTGATTTATCTCCTTAAACTGATCCGAGTATTTCACGCCACAAGTGTCAAGATTTGACAACCGCACTGTACCGTCGGTCTAATTAACGAGTTAACTATATTATTCCAACCGGAATACAGAGAACGCTTGTTCCATTGTTAATGTACGTCGGTGATAACCTATTTGCTTAAGCACGCGTTAACTACGATGGAGGTTTCGAGGCTTTCGTGCGTCGGGGTTAAGCGCCtgtatttatttctcatttgtTAGTTACACAACGTGATACCGTATACCTCGGGGAAAAATTCAAGAGGGGTCGAAAAGAATTCAACGAAagaaacaatattcaaacaataaaCGATCGTTGCTTGTAAGCTTGCaacgttattgtaataatGCGTGTTAAGAAAAActcgttattttgcaattttgagGATGATCTGAAATTTCGGAAACTGTTAAAAGAACCTTGGAACAAACTCGCAAGGtgcaaaatagtgatttttctttaaacgTTTCGATAAAGTTACGTTACCAACTAAGTAAGCCTCGCGACAAATGGAGATATCGAGAATTGTAAAATACGTCGGAACCACTTCTAGATATGGAGGCAATTAATACTTCACTTCGAAATTCCGATACCTCTGTCCTTCGCGGTTCGATCAGTTACAGTTGTCAGAGAGACAGCCGCGCGCCCCGCCACCGCGATTTGTCATCGTTCAGAAAGCGTTTCACAATTGATATCACCGTTTCCtgaatgacaaaaaataacCAGGTATTTGCGTATATTTACCACCAGCCAAAAATAACCAATCTCCgttacatttatacatacgttATACTAtattacacacgtatatatctACTACGTATTCGCTGGCTCCCGATCAATCGTACGAATCTTCGCACGCGTGTGTgatgttggttttttttttcttttttttttctaaatttcttttcctcatCTTTGGCGGGAAAGGTTCGTCGTTCCTTTGATTATTCTTCTTCGTACTCTTCGCACAACCGTAGGATCGGcgtaaagaaaatgaaagaaaaaaacaaaaaaaaaaaaaaaacaaacagttGGGGTAATCCAATCCTCCACGAGGAAAAGAGCTATTTATCGCCGGGCAGATCGATAACCTTTAACGCACACCTCAATGGTAAACGGTGGTCAGGCTTCTccgaggaggaggaagaggaggaggctAGAAGATGGTTGTGGGCGAGTTAGCACCAAAGATAACTTGTATGTACGAATGGTCTCTCTATAGCCCCAGTATACGCCAGTATATCCAACAAAGTGTTGCGGCCCGAGGTGTTAACTGGCTCACTGCCAACCACACGCTAAGTTtaataaaaacatttctcaAACCACTCAGCTACCAAACAATTCCTGTTCAAACGAACCCCCGTAAACATTTGAGCGTTAACAACGGGTCtctgaaacgtttttttttttctttttgtgtaattttcttttcgattttttactctctctctctctctctctctctctctctctttctttcttacccgtatttctctcctcttcttATTTATCTTACACTCGCGTACAACACTTCGCTGCATATTACGATGCGCTGATGATGAGAACTGACCAAAAAGGgttttatttcaatactttaCGATCGGCTCAGATTTTTGCACACAAGTTTCACTGTTGTTATCATATCAATGAAAATGATTCgaaggtttttatttttttctttttccttttcatttctttctttatcaTCGACCGATCATGCTTCCAGGTAAAAGAGGGTTTCTGGAACCACCTCGAGGTGCCTGCATGTTGGGTACCCGTGTCTATCCATCGGGAACTCCAATCAGCCCTGACCATTGCACGAGATGTTCATGCATGAACGGCACGGTGATGTGCACCAAAGAAACGTGTCCCGTTCTGGATTGCGCGCCGGAGCAACAAAAAACTCAGCAAGGACGTTGCTGTCCGCAGTGTCCGATATTCGAGGACTTCCACAGCTCTTGCAGTTACGGTGGTCGAACTTACGAGGCGAGTACAAAGAGATGATGAGCTACCCTGTTTCGGTTTCTCGTCATTGTTTTATACCTACTCGTTTACGAGGCTTGCCAGCCGTAGGTATCCATCCTTTCGATTCAGACGCTGGTTTAACCTGTCTGATTTCTCCTAGGCAGGATGGCGAGACTTGGAAATTGGATGTCTGCAAGTCGTGCGTATGCATGCAAGGGAAGGTACGCTGCGCGATGCACATGTGTCCCTCGCTGACGATACCTTGTCCACCAAATTCGAAATTGGAACACCCCAAGGACCAGTGCTGTCCGCGGTGTGTGGAAAGTGAGTATGAAGTGTCGGATGGTTCGCAAGTACCGCGTAAACGGCACGACGACCTTCATTGACAATTCCTAACTTTGAACCCAGGTGACGGTGTTTGCACGGTGTTCGGCGACCCGCACTACCGAACTTTCGACGGAAGGTTTTTCAGCTTCCAAGGTACGTGCAAGTATCAGCTGACCGCTGATTGCACCAACCACACCTTCAGCATTCGAGTAACAAACGACGGTAGATCGACGAGATCTTCTGCCTGGACGAAGGCGATAGCGATCAAGGTATGCCCGGCTACCTACATATTATAACGGAGACCGGGACTGGTAACTTAATTTGCCTTAACCTACTACCAGTCGCATAAAACAAACGAGTGTCACCTTACCGTCACGGTCTTGCCTATCAATCTTTTCACCTCCTGCTCCTCATCCTTTTCTCCCGATCCCGCCGCAGTCTGTAGTCCTTCCAAACACCGCACTTCGTATCCGTCTCTACACACCGCTACCGGCACGTAGTGGTAGTATTTTATTCCAAACCTTTGTTTGGAGTTTTTCATCTCAAGATACGATCTTTAGATCGGGATCTATATTTGGAGGGTAACGGATGGTGTAGCAACAACGTGTCTCTCTTCTACATTCTTTTGTCAAGACATTCCtttgggaaaataaaaaatataaagaagaACCGAGAATGGAAGAGAAACAGAAAATTCGAAAGGAATGGGACGAAagataaagaaatgaaaaaaatgctaCCACTATTCCATGATTCAACTGCAGGGCTGCTGGACTGAATTGGGACACTTTTTATcgtatttttccaaatatcccGACTAGAGGAGTGACGCGATCAACGTCttgagtaaaattttcgaTTGCCAAGAAGATAGTTAATCAACGACTCGTCAACTTCATCCTGACAAACCAAGCCATGTTCGAACCAGACGATTCGTTATTAGCGTTATACCGCGGAAACATCCCGTCTTTCAAAACTATTGACTCATTGTTCTCCGATCCAACAGGTTGCCGATCTGAAGGTGAATCTGGGTCAAAAGATGCGAGTAAAGGTGAACGGTAAAAGGATCGAAGTGCCATACCGGCTGGATAACAGGCTGGACATAAACAGGACATCTGACAGCGTACTGGTGACGACTCATATCGGTATAAAAGTGTTGTGGGATGGTATCAGCTTCATCGAGGTATCGGCACCGACCACATACAGAGGCCGTCTCTGCGGTCTATGCGGTAACTTCAACCATGTACCAAAAGATGACCTTACCACTAGACGCGGTAAACTTCTCCAAGATGCGAACCAATTCGGTAAGTCGTGGATGGTCGGATCCAAGAAACTCTGCGCCCGGACACGACAGAATTATCCGTTCACCGAGAGAAGGTGCCGGGGAAGAAAAGACCACAGGTAACAGCCGCTGCCATTTTCTCATATTGAAATACAGAAAAGCGAAACCGATGCCGTCTTCCAATTGTACCGAATTCACATGAACCCCGGAGAATGCATCGTTTCTAACCGTTTCTGAATATGTTCATGGGGATTCTGTCCATCTTGATATCCGACTGATAAGGAAAGTGTCCGAAGTGTACCTCAccgattttcttcatttgttTCATCTGCCAATTCGGTCGGTTAAGTGATAAAAACCACCCCTGCAGTTCACCCCTAATGatcgatataaaatttttttttttaccaggaTATCTATATagatttttgataaaactgTAAATTGAATTGAACTTCAGCGGTGACTTTTACTCCTTTACTTTAAGAATAGACATTCGTCGGCTTTCTCGGCTCGCGACAACATTTTAtagaatgataaaaatcgatGAGGTGTACCTGGGATACTTTCCTGAGTGAGATTAATTTGACGAATCGTGCTTCCGGTGCCGTAACTTTGAATCCTCCTTTTCGGGCCAGATTCTGCAACCGGTTGCGATCGGAGGTGTTTTACCAGTGCCATAAGAAGGTGAACCCGACGATGTACTACAAGTCGTGTTTGACGGACATGTGCGAGTGCCCGACGGGGCGATGCTACTGCGAGTCGTTCACAGCCTATGCCCACGAGTGTCAGAGGTTGGGGGTCCAGTTGCCCCACTGGCGGGGCCCTATGAAGTGTCCAAACGCTTGGACAACGGCCGGACTTAATGCCAGAGGGAGGGAAATCGCCCCGCGAAATCTTCACCATTCGCGCCGGCAGTCGCTGACGATGCTTCACTGAAGCTGCGTTCATTGTATGTTCGAATTTGAAGCACAGAGGGCATAGTGCTTCGCCAGACAATTTACTAGTCACTGCTTCATGTCAATACGCGTAAATGGTGAGCGATTTTAACGAtgttgtaattatttatttaaggTGTTATTCGAACATGTTCCTTACGATCTGAATGATTATATCGTCATTCGTCGACCTCGAAACCGtgcgaaataaatttcattcttcgTTAAATTGTTTCGAAGTGGTTTCGAGACTCTTCATATCCACTTTGTAATTGTACCCGGTACGCGTCAATTATCGTCTGTAAGAATTACCGACCATTTAAGAACTATTCACGAACACTGAAAAATCTCGAGTTAGACCAGATATCAATAAACGTGTTAAAAGTTAAAATATCAAGCTTCGAAATATTATTCTCTTTCGATTATAGATTGAAATGTCTGAATCCATGTATATACAGTCATTTCTAACGACATTATCGTATCGAGGAATCGGGATATTTCTTAATCATAACCATTATTTGTTCTTAATTAAACCAGAACGGAAaaaccgatatttttttacttcgcaGAGCACCAACGCAGTATTTTGGCCGATTGAGCGGGCTCGCGGCGTCACATCTACATCCCAGTGTATCTCAGCATATTAATATACTATATAAATCATTAGGTTGTTAAGATTTGTTGTATAGTATCTATATTCTATACAATATAGATATTACGTACGttaggaaaatattttatatgcATATGAAATGATATtgttttacatatatataatagggTGGTTCTTAAAAAGGTTAAAAATTGGCTCCGCATAATTTAAGAATAaatccttaattttttcagatttttatctcaactctaatcGGTATCAGAAAATGGGTGGATTTCCCCATTCAAGCCATTCAGGGGCATATCGATTCTACCGAACGGATTTTCATGAAATCTGGTACGTGGGGGTTTTTTGGATCGCTGATTGCGAACCTaaactcaaaatttcaaaattcaaagtgTCGGATC is part of the Neodiprion virginianus isolate iyNeoVirg1 chromosome 5, iyNeoVirg1.1, whole genome shotgun sequence genome and encodes:
- the LOC124305774 gene encoding BMP-binding endothelial regulator protein; this translates as MELLPLALAVLTTVQLSVAVSESIKGTRQTCDVEGEEFTVDKIPNSKCFACICKNGFVECPQPECPIVEGCYMLLEARDDDCCRRCKGCVHNGIHHSSGTEWKDPNDPCKILTCRAGVVTESKLRCHTQCPNPMPPAPGQCCPICTGCLVNGQKVPPGRAVTTTEDPCLTCRCEKGRLNCAKQACPVLHCPPSRMYTEPGNCCPQCRGKRGFLEPPRGACMLGTRVYPSGTPISPDHCTRCSCMNGTVMCTKETCPVLDCAPEQQKTQQGRCCPQCPIFEDFHSSCSYGGRTYEDGETWKLDVCKSCVCMQGKVRCAMHMCPSLTIPCPPNSKLEHPKDQCCPRCVESDGVCTVFGDPHYRTFDGRFFSFQGTCKYQLTADCTNHTFSIRVTNDGRSTRSSAWTKAIAIKVADLKVNLGQKMRVKVNGKRIEVPYRLDNRLDINRTSDSVLVTTHIGIKVLWDGISFIEVSAPTTYRGRLCGLCGNFNHVPKDDLTTRRGKLLQDANQFGKSWMVGSKKLCARTRQNYPFTERRCRGRKDHRFCNRLRSEVFYQCHKKVNPTMYYKSCLTDMCECPTGRCYCESFTAYAHECQRLGVQLPHWRGPMKCPNAWTTAGLNARGREIAPRNLHHSRRQSLTMLH